In Xanthomonas sp. SI, the following are encoded in one genomic region:
- the glpD gene encoding glycerol-3-phosphate dehydrogenase: MREIYDVLVVGGGINGVGIARDAVGRGLSVCLCERDDLASHTSSASTKLIHGGLRYLEQYEFALVGKALAEREVLLRLAPHIIWPLRFLLPHQPHLRPAWMIRTGLFLYDHLGRGRRTLPGSKRMALRSDPVGAPLREEFRTGFVYSDAWVQDARLVVLNAMDAAQRGARILTRTRCVAARRVGGIWQVQLEHADGRRQDLQARALVNAAGPWAVQFLDDVAKVGHDHALRLVKGSHIVVPRLFEHDHAYIFQQPDRRIVFAIPYEHDFTLIGTTDVDYRADPSAPKIDAEETRYLCEAANRYFLKQIAPSDVVWSYSGVRPLLDDEEDNAAEVTRDYLLEVDADDGAALLNVFGGKLTTYRKLAEEAVDRLVAHAGRKAPAWTARGAPLPGGERRDIRVLAQELRAARPWLSEATAWRLARNYGTRAVQLLGDAASLQQLGEHFGADLYQAEVDYLREHEWVTQADDLLWRRSKLGLRIDAAGRQRLIDYLQQAPAAVAAAPA; encoded by the coding sequence ATGCGCGAGATCTACGATGTGCTGGTGGTCGGTGGCGGCATCAACGGGGTGGGCATCGCCCGCGATGCGGTGGGCCGCGGCCTGTCGGTGTGCCTGTGCGAGCGCGACGATCTGGCCTCGCATACCTCCAGCGCCAGCACCAAGCTGATCCACGGCGGGCTGCGCTACCTGGAGCAGTACGAGTTCGCGCTGGTCGGCAAGGCGCTGGCCGAGCGCGAAGTGCTGCTGCGCCTGGCCCCGCACATCATCTGGCCGCTGCGCTTCCTGCTGCCGCACCAGCCGCACCTGCGCCCGGCGTGGATGATCCGCACCGGCCTGTTCCTGTACGACCATCTCGGCCGCGGCCGCCGCACCCTGCCGGGTTCCAAGCGCATGGCGCTGCGCTCGGATCCGGTCGGCGCGCCGCTGCGCGAAGAGTTCCGCACCGGCTTCGTCTATTCCGATGCCTGGGTGCAGGATGCGCGGCTGGTGGTGCTCAACGCGATGGACGCGGCGCAGCGCGGGGCGCGGATCCTGACCCGCACCCGCTGCGTCGCGGCGCGCCGCGTCGGCGGCATATGGCAGGTGCAGCTGGAGCACGCCGACGGCCGCCGCCAGGACCTGCAGGCGCGCGCGCTGGTCAATGCCGCCGGGCCGTGGGCGGTGCAGTTCCTGGACGACGTGGCCAAGGTCGGCCACGACCACGCGCTGCGCCTGGTCAAGGGCAGCCACATCGTGGTGCCGCGGCTGTTCGAGCACGACCACGCCTACATCTTCCAGCAGCCCGACCGGCGTATCGTGTTCGCGATTCCCTACGAGCACGACTTCACCTTGATCGGCACCACCGACGTGGACTACCGCGCCGATCCGTCCGCGCCGAAGATCGATGCCGAGGAGACGCGCTACCTGTGCGAGGCGGCCAACCGCTATTTCCTCAAGCAGATCGCGCCCAGCGACGTGGTATGGAGCTACAGCGGCGTGCGCCCGCTGCTCGACGACGAGGAGGACAACGCCGCCGAGGTCACCCGCGACTACCTGCTGGAAGTGGACGCGGACGACGGCGCGGCGCTGCTCAACGTGTTCGGCGGCAAGCTCACTACCTACCGCAAGCTGGCCGAGGAAGCGGTGGACCGGCTGGTCGCGCATGCCGGGCGCAAGGCGCCGGCGTGGACCGCGCGCGGCGCGCCGCTGCCCGGCGGCGAGCGCCGCGACATCCGCGTGCTGGCGCAGGAACTGCGCGCGGCGCGGCCATGGCTGAGCGAGGCGACCGCATGGCGGCTGGCGCGCAACTACGGCACCCGTGCGGTGCAACTGCTGGGCGACGCGGCATCGCTGCAGCAGCTGGGTGAGCATTTCGGCGCCGATCTGTACCAGGCCGAAGTGGACTACCTGCGCGAACACGAGTGGGTGACCCAGGCCGACGATCTGCTGTGGCGCCGCAGCAAGCTCGGCCTGCGCATCGATGCGGCCGGCCGCCAGCGGCTGATCGACTATCTGCAACAGGCGCCGGCCGCGGTGGCCGCCGCGCCCGCATGA
- a CDS encoding amidohydrolase family protein, giving the protein MNVVDAHVHFWQLARGDYDWLTPDLAALYRDFVPEDLIAMLDAHGVDAIVAVQAAQTEAETRYLLQLARAQPRIAGVVGWIDFEAADAAVRIAALCAEGDGLLKGLRPMVQDLADPQWLARPQLDPAFDAMLRHDLAFDALVKPLHLPALQARLRRHPALRVVLDHAAKPAIGGDGFAAWADGLAQLARHPNVLCKLSGLLTELPADADVAAIEPYVAQVFACFGAQRVLWGSDWPVLTQRAGYGDWLALAQALVARHAAGHAADVFAGSARRFYRLPEPIPSP; this is encoded by the coding sequence GTGAACGTGGTCGATGCGCACGTGCACTTCTGGCAGCTGGCGCGCGGCGACTACGACTGGCTGACGCCCGACCTCGCCGCGCTGTACCGCGACTTCGTGCCCGAAGACCTGATCGCCATGCTCGATGCGCACGGCGTGGACGCGATCGTCGCGGTGCAGGCGGCGCAGACCGAAGCGGAGACCCGCTACCTGTTGCAGCTCGCCCGCGCGCAGCCGCGCATCGCCGGCGTGGTCGGCTGGATCGATTTCGAGGCCGCCGACGCGGCCGTGCGCATCGCCGCGCTGTGCGCCGAGGGCGACGGGCTGCTCAAGGGCCTGCGGCCGATGGTGCAGGACCTGGCCGATCCGCAGTGGCTGGCGCGGCCACAGCTGGACCCCGCATTCGATGCGATGCTGCGGCACGACCTGGCGTTCGACGCGCTGGTCAAGCCGCTGCACCTGCCCGCGTTGCAGGCGCGGCTGCGGCGCCATCCGGCGTTGCGCGTGGTGCTCGACCATGCCGCCAAGCCGGCGATCGGCGGCGACGGTTTCGCCGCCTGGGCCGACGGCCTGGCGCAGCTGGCGCGGCATCCGAACGTGCTGTGCAAGCTGTCCGGCCTGCTCACCGAACTGCCTGCCGATGCCGACGTGGCGGCGATCGAGCCGTACGTGGCGCAGGTGTTCGCCTGCTTCGGCGCGCAGCGTGTGCTGTGGGGCAGCGACTGGCCGGTGCTGACCCAGCGCGCCGGCTACGGCGACTGGCTCGCGCTGGCGCAGGCGCTGGTCGCGCGGCATGCCGCCGGCCACGCCGCCGACGTGTTCGCCGGCAGCGCACGCCGTTTCTACCGTTTGCCCGAGCCGATTCCTTCCCCCTGA
- a CDS encoding fumarylacetoacetate hydrolase family protein: MKLLRYGEPGHERPALLDAAGHLRDLSAIIDDVAGEHLTGAGLDKLRALDPATLPKVEGEVRYGPAVGRVGKFICVGLNYADHAAESGMAVPEMPVLFMKATTAISGPNDTVTIPRGSKKSDWEVELGVVIGDVARDVSLEDALKHVAGYAVINDLSEREFQLEHGGQWVKGKSCDGFGPLGPWLVTRDEVADPQNLSMWLEVNGHRYQNGNTRTMVFGVAELVSHISRYMTLMPGDVISTGTPPGVGLGQKPPIYLKPGDVMALGIEGLGEQRQAVVAHPRDAQ, from the coding sequence ATGAAACTGCTGCGCTACGGCGAACCCGGCCACGAACGTCCTGCCCTGCTCGACGCCGCTGGCCATCTGCGCGACCTGTCCGCGATCATCGACGACGTCGCCGGCGAGCATCTCACCGGCGCCGGCCTGGACAAGCTGCGCGCGCTCGATCCGGCCACGCTGCCCAAGGTGGAAGGCGAGGTGCGCTACGGGCCGGCCGTGGGCCGCGTCGGCAAGTTCATCTGCGTCGGCCTGAACTACGCCGACCACGCCGCCGAGTCGGGCATGGCGGTGCCGGAGATGCCGGTGCTGTTCATGAAGGCCACCACCGCGATCAGCGGCCCCAACGACACCGTGACGATTCCGCGCGGCTCGAAGAAGAGCGACTGGGAAGTGGAACTGGGCGTGGTGATCGGCGATGTCGCCCGCGATGTGTCGCTGGAAGACGCGCTCAAGCACGTCGCCGGCTACGCGGTGATCAACGACCTGTCCGAACGCGAGTTCCAGCTCGAGCACGGCGGCCAGTGGGTCAAGGGCAAGAGCTGCGACGGCTTCGGCCCGCTCGGCCCGTGGCTGGTCACCCGCGACGAAGTGGCCGACCCGCAGAACCTGTCGATGTGGCTGGAAGTCAACGGCCACCGCTACCAGAACGGCAACACGCGCACGATGGTGTTCGGCGTGGCCGAACTGGTCAGCCACATCAGCCGCTACATGACGCTGATGCCGGGCGACGTGATCAGCACCGGCACGCCGCCGGGCGTGGGCCTGGGCCAGAAGCCGCCGATCTACCTGAAACCGGGCGACGTGATGGCGCTGGGCATCGAAGGCCTGGGCGAACAGCGCCAGGCCGTGGTCGCCCATCCGCGCGACGCGCAGTAA
- a CDS encoding TlpA disulfide reductase family protein, translating to MALLAACALLMVLAWQNRQLREERRWFVTRTTEPYLGMYVPKIAATALDGLVLTLGVPAGDTQVLFFFTTTCPYCKRSAPTVVQAAQRLAEQGGRVQVLGVCQCSPDQARRYAIEHRFPFPVTTLTDRRALMLFRARNVPSMLALDRDGRVRYARVGVFDTTERVQDLVAAVRRTEAPAALATLEE from the coding sequence CTGGCCTTGCTCGCGGCCTGCGCGCTGCTGATGGTGCTGGCCTGGCAGAACCGCCAGCTGCGCGAAGAGCGGCGCTGGTTCGTGACCCGCACCACCGAACCGTATTTGGGCATGTATGTGCCGAAGATCGCTGCGACCGCGTTGGACGGTTTGGTGCTGACCCTGGGCGTGCCGGCGGGGGACACGCAGGTGCTGTTCTTCTTCACCACCACCTGCCCCTATTGCAAGCGCTCGGCGCCGACGGTGGTGCAGGCGGCGCAGCGCCTGGCCGAGCAGGGCGGCCGCGTGCAGGTGCTGGGAGTGTGCCAGTGCAGTCCCGACCAGGCGCGTCGCTATGCCATCGAGCACCGCTTTCCCTTTCCGGTGACCACGCTCACCGATCGCCGCGCGCTGATGCTGTTTCGCGCGCGCAACGTGCCATCGATGCTGGCGCTGGACCGCGATGGGCGGGTGCGTTACGCACGCGTCGGCGTCTTCGATACCACGGAGCGGGTGCAGGACCTGGTGGCCGCAGTGCGACGCACGGAGGCGCCGGCGGCCTTGGCAACTCTCGAGGAGTGA
- a CDS encoding SDR family oxidoreductase, translating into MSGRLQGKRCLITAAGAGIGRESALACAREGAQVLATDIDAAALQALATESDAIVTQTLDVTDAAAIQALVAANAPFDVLFNCAGYVHQGSILDCDEPAWRRSFAINVDAMYYLCQAVLPGMLEQGRGSIVNMSSVASSIKGVPNRFAYGVTKAAVIGLSKAIAADYVAKGIRCNAICPGTIKTPSLGQRVKALGGDEQAVWKSFTDRQPMGRLGDPREIAQLVVYLASDDASFTTGQTHIIDGGWSN; encoded by the coding sequence ATGAGCGGCCGACTGCAAGGCAAGCGCTGCCTGATCACCGCCGCCGGCGCTGGCATCGGCCGCGAGAGCGCGCTGGCCTGCGCGCGCGAAGGCGCGCAGGTGCTGGCCACCGACATCGATGCCGCCGCGTTGCAGGCGCTGGCCACCGAATCCGATGCGATCGTCACCCAGACGTTGGACGTCACCGACGCCGCGGCGATCCAGGCGCTGGTCGCGGCAAACGCGCCGTTCGACGTGCTGTTCAACTGCGCCGGCTACGTGCACCAGGGCAGCATTCTCGACTGCGACGAGCCGGCGTGGCGGCGCTCGTTCGCGATCAATGTCGATGCGATGTACTACCTGTGCCAGGCGGTGTTGCCGGGCATGCTGGAGCAGGGCCGCGGCAGCATCGTCAACATGTCCTCGGTGGCCTCCAGCATCAAGGGCGTGCCGAATCGCTTCGCCTACGGCGTGACCAAGGCCGCGGTGATCGGGCTGAGCAAGGCCATCGCTGCCGACTACGTGGCCAAGGGCATCCGCTGCAACGCGATCTGCCCGGGCACGATCAAGACGCCGTCGCTGGGCCAGCGGGTCAAGGCGCTGGGCGGCGACGAGCAGGCGGTGTGGAAGAGCTTCACCGACCGCCAGCCGATGGGCCGCCTCGGCGACCCGCGCGAGATCGCGCAGCTGGTGGTGTACCTGGCTTCGGACGACGCCTCGTTCACCACCGGCCAGACCCACATCATCGACGGCGGCTGGTCGAACTGA
- a CDS encoding DeoR family transcriptional regulator codes for MDNTIPKPSAVPALNPRQEQLVTLVRQQGYAEVEGLATRFEVTPQTIRRDVALLCEAGLLRRYHGGVSLPSSVENLAYTARKSLQAQEKRRIATLLAQHIPDDASLFINIGTTNEDVARALMGHSGLRVITNNLNVAVMMSANPSFEVMVAGGRVRGRDQGVTGEATIELIRQFKVDFGVIGISGIDPDGTLLDFDFHEVRVAQAIIEHSRQVFLAADHSKLGRNAMVRLGPITRVQAWFTDRAPPPELAAVLAEAGTRVFVAEGGADGEAEVEAVAGSQADPD; via the coding sequence ATGGACAACACGATTCCCAAGCCGAGCGCGGTGCCCGCGCTCAATCCGCGCCAGGAACAGCTGGTGACGCTGGTGCGGCAGCAGGGTTATGCCGAAGTGGAAGGGCTGGCCACGCGTTTCGAGGTGACGCCGCAGACCATCCGCCGCGACGTGGCGCTGCTGTGCGAGGCCGGCCTGCTGCGCCGCTACCACGGCGGGGTCAGCCTGCCGTCGAGCGTGGAGAACCTGGCCTACACGGCGCGCAAGTCGCTGCAGGCGCAGGAGAAGCGGCGCATCGCCACGCTGCTGGCGCAGCACATCCCCGACGACGCGTCGCTGTTCATCAACATCGGTACCACCAACGAGGACGTGGCGCGCGCGCTGATGGGGCACAGCGGGCTGCGGGTGATCACCAACAATCTCAACGTGGCGGTGATGATGAGCGCCAATCCGAGCTTCGAGGTGATGGTGGCCGGCGGGCGCGTGCGCGGCCGCGACCAGGGCGTCACCGGCGAGGCCACGATCGAACTGATCCGCCAGTTCAAGGTGGATTTCGGCGTGATCGGCATTTCCGGCATCGATCCGGACGGCACCTTGCTGGATTTCGATTTCCACGAGGTGCGGGTGGCGCAGGCCATCATCGAGCACTCGCGGCAGGTGTTCCTGGCCGCCGACCACAGCAAGCTCGGCCGCAACGCCATGGTCCGGCTCGGGCCGATCACGCGAGTCCAGGCCTGGTTCACCGACCGCGCGCCGCCGCCGGAACTGGCCGCGGTGCTGGCCGAGGCCGGCACTCGCGTGTTCGTCGCCGAGGGTGGCGCCGACGGCGAGGCCGAGGTGGAAGCGGTGGCCGGCAGCCAGGCCGATCCGGACTGA
- a CDS encoding MIP/aquaporin family protein, whose product MNRQLLGELISEAVAMVIIIAFGCSVACMYVLYDPSPYQNAYWGVCIAWGLAVTIAIYATGSVSGTHANPAVTLALALFRGFSWKKVLPYWAAQVVGGFLGAGIVYLLFAPVIDHYNQAHQLTREAGGAAGVFFTAPGLAITPMHALRDQVILTAFLIFGIFAITERYNEAAPTANSGALMIGLLVATIGASMGYLEAWAINPARDFGPRLFAYFAGWGSSALPSANSYWWIPIVGPLIGGVIGGAAYQWLIYPFLPARIKALEEEAASRQA is encoded by the coding sequence ATGAACCGGCAACTGCTTGGCGAACTGATTTCCGAGGCGGTGGCGATGGTGATCATCATCGCCTTCGGCTGTTCGGTGGCGTGCATGTACGTGCTGTACGACCCCAGCCCCTACCAGAACGCCTATTGGGGCGTGTGCATCGCCTGGGGCCTGGCGGTGACGATCGCGATCTACGCGACCGGCTCGGTCTCCGGCACCCACGCCAACCCGGCGGTAACCCTGGCGCTGGCGCTGTTCCGCGGTTTCTCGTGGAAAAAGGTGTTGCCGTACTGGGCGGCGCAGGTGGTCGGCGGATTCCTCGGCGCGGGCATCGTCTACCTGCTGTTCGCGCCGGTGATCGACCATTACAACCAGGCCCATCAGTTGACCCGCGAAGCGGGCGGCGCGGCCGGCGTGTTCTTTACCGCACCGGGCCTGGCGATCACCCCGATGCATGCGTTGCGCGACCAGGTGATCCTGACCGCGTTCCTGATTTTCGGCATCTTCGCCATCACCGAGCGCTATAACGAGGCCGCGCCCACCGCCAATTCCGGCGCGTTGATGATCGGCCTGCTGGTGGCGACCATCGGCGCCTCGATGGGCTACCTGGAAGCGTGGGCGATCAATCCGGCGCGCGATTTCGGGCCGCGACTGTTCGCCTACTTCGCCGGCTGGGGGTCCTCGGCGCTGCCGTCGGCCAACAGCTACTGGTGGATTCCGATCGTCGGCCCGCTGATCGGCGGCGTGATCGGCGGCGCGGCCTACCAATGGCTGATCTATCCGTTCCTGCCGGCGCGAATCAAGGCGCTCGAGGAAGAAGCGGCATCGCGCCAGGCCTGA
- a CDS encoding HAD-IA family hydrolase, with protein MRRYDLIIFDFDGTLADSFAWFLDTINDVADEFGFRRFEPERLQEIRSLSARELMARSGIRWWRVPAVARRMRALMAAQIERIALFDGVTELLDALARAGVQLALVTSNSRDNVERVLGTELTARFRHIGCGAAVLGKRRKLRAALKACRVPAARALCVGDEIRDADAARQAGIAFAGVGWGYTLPAALQPHTPLPLLQRPADVWDRLGLPIPA; from the coding sequence ATGCGCCGCTACGACCTGATCATCTTCGATTTCGATGGCACCCTGGCCGATTCCTTCGCCTGGTTCCTGGACACCATCAACGACGTCGCCGACGAGTTCGGCTTCCGTCGCTTCGAGCCGGAGCGGCTGCAGGAAATCCGCAGCCTGAGCGCGCGCGAATTGATGGCGCGCAGCGGCATCCGCTGGTGGCGGGTGCCGGCGGTGGCGCGGCGCATGCGCGCGCTGATGGCCGCGCAGATCGAGCGCATCGCCCTGTTCGACGGGGTGACCGAATTGCTGGACGCGCTCGCGCGGGCCGGCGTGCAGCTGGCCCTGGTGACCTCCAACAGCCGCGACAACGTCGAGCGCGTGCTCGGCACCGAACTGACCGCGCGCTTCCGCCACATCGGCTGCGGCGCCGCGGTGCTGGGCAAGCGCCGCAAGCTACGCGCAGCGCTCAAGGCGTGCCGGGTACCGGCCGCACGTGCACTCTGTGTGGGCGACGAGATCCGCGACGCCGACGCCGCGCGCCAGGCCGGCATCGCCTTCGCCGGCGTCGGCTGGGGCTACACCTTGCCGGCCGCGCTGCAGCCGCACACGCCGCTGCCGCTGCTGCAGCGCCCGGCGGACGTCTGGGACCGGCTGGGCCTGCCGATCCCAGCCTGA
- a CDS encoding HDOD domain-containing protein: protein MKLEVLFDQLHTLPTIPKVAQELILQFDNPTTSLDSVARSIERDPVIAAKVLRLANSARFRGARDSTSVEDAALRLGFNTLRTLVLASSMTDAFHAPAHFDLRAFWLHSFEVAGICRLLAKQKGLDPETAFTCGMMHNIGELLIQTGAPDYAAQLHPDASSSGRAADETVQLGFGYPEVGAELARRWHLPEVIQTAIAFQARPLQSPEGQPMPRVVAQAALVADALERCGGATPEARQAVSGPLLDDVDLDALFAVLPDVIEADRAFTEMLR, encoded by the coding sequence ATGAAACTAGAGGTGCTGTTCGACCAGTTGCACACCCTGCCGACCATCCCCAAGGTGGCGCAGGAGCTGATCCTGCAATTCGACAATCCCACGACCAGCCTGGACAGCGTGGCGCGCAGCATCGAGCGCGACCCGGTGATCGCGGCCAAGGTGCTGCGCCTGGCCAATTCGGCGCGGTTCCGCGGCGCGCGCGATTCGACCAGCGTCGAGGACGCGGCGTTGCGCCTGGGCTTCAACACGCTGCGCACGTTGGTGCTGGCTTCGTCGATGACCGACGCGTTCCATGCGCCCGCCCATTTCGACCTGCGCGCGTTCTGGCTGCACAGCTTCGAGGTCGCCGGCATCTGCCGGCTGCTGGCCAAGCAGAAGGGCCTGGATCCGGAGACCGCGTTCACCTGCGGGATGATGCACAACATCGGCGAATTGCTGATCCAGACCGGCGCGCCGGACTATGCGGCGCAGCTGCATCCGGATGCGTCCTCCAGCGGCCGCGCCGCCGACGAGACCGTGCAGTTGGGCTTCGGCTACCCGGAAGTTGGCGCCGAGCTGGCGCGGCGCTGGCACCTGCCGGAGGTGATCCAGACCGCGATCGCCTTCCAGGCACGACCGCTCCAGTCGCCGGAAGGCCAGCCGATGCCGCGCGTGGTGGCACAGGCGGCGCTGGTCGCCGATGCGCTGGAGCGCTGCGGCGGGGCCACCCCGGAAGCGCGGCAGGCGGTCAGCGGCCCGCTGCTGGACGACGTGGACCTGGACGCGCTGTTCGCCGTGCTGCCGGACGTGATCGAGGCCGACCGCGCATTCACCGAGATGCTGCGCTGA
- the glpK gene encoding glycerol kinase GlpK translates to MEKKFILAIDQGTTSSRAILFDRKGHIAGMAQREFGQIFPQPGWVEHNPREIMTSVYTTITELLNNQQVDASAIAGIGITNQRETAVVWDRATGQPIYNAIVWQSRQTKDICEQLKAAGHEDMVRAKTGLLIDAYFSGTKVKWILDHVEGARERAQRGELAFGTIDSWLIWNLTAGKVHVTDYTNASRTLLYNIHELRWDEELLQMLDIPASMLPEVRSSSEIYGTTQGQYFYGHEVPIAGIAGDQQAALFGQACFEPGMAKNTYGTGCFMLMNTGEKAVESKNGLLTTIAWGVDGKVEYALEGAIFVAGSVVQWLRDGLRMFGKASDSQSYAERAGDNDGVYFVPAFVGLGAPYWRSDIRGAVFGLTRGTTKEHFIRAAVESMAYQTRDVLTAMQVDSGIELKELRADGGAISNDFMAQFQSDILDVPVLRPEVAETTALGAAYLAGLATGFWKDRAEIAQQWAVDRRFEPSMPAERREELYAGWQQAVEATMGFRIR, encoded by the coding sequence ATGGAAAAGAAATTCATCCTGGCCATCGACCAGGGCACCACCAGTTCGCGCGCGATCCTGTTCGACCGCAAGGGCCACATCGCGGGCATGGCGCAGCGCGAGTTCGGGCAGATCTTCCCGCAACCTGGTTGGGTGGAACATAACCCGCGCGAGATCATGACCAGCGTCTACACCACGATCACCGAGCTGCTGAACAACCAGCAGGTGGACGCGAGCGCGATCGCCGGCATCGGCATCACCAACCAGCGTGAGACCGCGGTGGTGTGGGACCGCGCCACCGGGCAACCGATCTACAACGCCATCGTCTGGCAATCGCGGCAGACCAAGGACATCTGCGAACAGCTCAAAGCGGCCGGCCACGAGGACATGGTGCGGGCCAAGACCGGCCTGCTGATCGATGCGTATTTCTCCGGCACCAAGGTCAAGTGGATCCTCGACCACGTCGAAGGCGCGCGCGAACGCGCGCAGCGCGGCGAGCTGGCGTTCGGCACCATCGACAGCTGGCTGATCTGGAACCTCACCGCCGGCAAGGTCCACGTCACCGACTACACCAACGCCTCGCGCACGCTGCTGTACAACATCCACGAACTGCGCTGGGACGAAGAGCTGCTGCAGATGCTCGACATCCCCGCCTCGATGCTGCCGGAGGTGCGTTCCTCCAGCGAGATCTACGGCACCACCCAGGGCCAGTATTTCTACGGCCACGAAGTGCCGATCGCCGGCATCGCCGGCGACCAGCAGGCGGCGCTGTTCGGCCAGGCCTGTTTCGAACCGGGCATGGCCAAGAACACCTATGGCACCGGCTGTTTCATGCTGATGAACACCGGCGAGAAGGCGGTGGAATCCAAGAACGGCCTGCTCACCACCATCGCCTGGGGCGTGGACGGCAAGGTCGAGTACGCGCTGGAAGGGGCGATCTTCGTCGCCGGTTCGGTGGTGCAGTGGTTGCGCGACGGCCTGCGCATGTTCGGCAAGGCCAGCGACTCGCAGTCCTACGCCGAGCGCGCCGGCGACAACGACGGCGTGTATTTCGTGCCGGCCTTCGTCGGCCTGGGCGCGCCTTACTGGCGCAGCGACATCCGTGGCGCGGTGTTCGGCCTGACCCGCGGCACCACCAAGGAACATTTCATCCGCGCCGCGGTGGAGTCGATGGCGTATCAGACCCGCGACGTGCTGACCGCGATGCAGGTCGATTCGGGCATCGAGCTGAAGGAACTGCGCGCCGACGGCGGCGCGATCAGCAACGACTTCATGGCCCAGTTCCAGAGCGACATCCTCGACGTGCCGGTGCTGCGCCCGGAAGTCGCGGAAACCACCGCGCTGGGCGCCGCGTACCTGGCCGGATTGGCGACGGGCTTCTGGAAGGATCGCGCGGAGATCGCGCAGCAATGGGCGGTGGACCGCCGCTTCGAGCCGAGCATGCCGGCCGAGCGCCGCGAGGAACTGTATGCCGGCTGGCAACAGGCGGTGGAGGCGACGATGGGGTTCCGGATTCGCTAG
- a CDS encoding DUF1456 family protein: protein MINNDVLRSIRYMLDLSDQMIVDTVHLADPAFPIDKSEVPAYLKKEDEDGFVECSDLVLAHFLDGLVFHYRGRDDSLPARPVETRVTNNVVLKKLRVAFQLKDVDMHQIFADAGFPVSKPELSALFRQPEHKNFRLCGDQLLRNFLKGLTLRMRAAG from the coding sequence ATGATCAACAACGACGTACTGCGCTCCATCCGCTACATGCTCGACCTGAGCGACCAGATGATCGTGGACACGGTCCACCTCGCCGATCCCGCCTTCCCGATCGACAAGAGCGAAGTGCCGGCCTACCTGAAGAAGGAGGACGAGGACGGCTTCGTCGAATGCAGCGACCTGGTGCTGGCGCACTTCCTCGACGGGCTGGTGTTCCACTACCGCGGCCGCGACGACAGCCTGCCGGCGCGTCCGGTGGAAACCCGGGTCACCAACAACGTGGTGCTGAAGAAGCTGCGCGTGGCGTTCCAGCTGAAGGACGTGGACATGCACCAGATCTTCGCCGACGCCGGCTTCCCGGTGTCCAAGCCAGAGCTGTCGGCGCTGTTCCGCCAGCCCGAGCACAAGAACTTCCGCCTGTGCGGCGACCAGCTGCTGCGCAACTTCCTCAAGGGCCTGACCCTGCGGATGCGCGCGGCGGGGTGA
- a CDS encoding aldo/keto reductase — MAQRPLGRSEVRIATLGFGAAPIGNLYAEVDDAVALAAVADAHAAGIRHFDTAPYYGYGLSERRLGRGLRGLPRASYTLSTKVGRRVYDEAGAAPGRDGFAVAGRGAAFDYSRDGVLREFEASLQRLGTDHVDVLLLHDIGRLTHGERHPAMLRQALDEALPAMADLKASGACRAIGIGVNEEDIALELMPLFPLDCVMLAGRYTLLEQHAAQRIMAQALQHQIGILVAGPYSSGLLSDARGPGDTYNYAPVDAATLKHAQQLFAACAAQGVDVGAAALQFPLAHPAVAAVVAGMRTPAEVASAATRLQAPIPPALWRDLRNQGLLQAQVPTP; from the coding sequence ATCGCGCAGCGCCCGCTGGGCCGCAGCGAGGTGCGCATCGCCACGCTGGGCTTCGGCGCCGCGCCGATCGGCAATCTGTATGCGGAAGTGGACGATGCGGTGGCGCTGGCCGCGGTCGCCGATGCCCATGCCGCCGGCATCCGCCATTTCGACACCGCGCCGTATTACGGCTATGGGCTGAGCGAGCGCCGGCTCGGGCGGGGCCTGCGCGGGCTGCCGCGCGCCAGCTACACGCTGTCGACCAAGGTCGGACGCCGCGTCTACGACGAGGCCGGCGCCGCGCCGGGGCGCGACGGTTTCGCCGTGGCCGGGCGCGGCGCCGCGTTCGACTACAGCCGCGACGGCGTGCTGCGTGAATTCGAGGCCAGCCTGCAGCGGCTCGGCACCGATCACGTGGACGTGCTGCTGCTGCACGACATCGGCCGCCTCACCCACGGCGAACGCCACCCGGCGATGCTGCGCCAGGCGCTGGACGAGGCCTTGCCGGCGATGGCCGATCTCAAGGCCAGCGGCGCCTGCCGCGCGATCGGCATCGGCGTCAACGAGGAAGACATCGCGCTGGAACTGATGCCGCTGTTCCCGCTGGATTGCGTGATGCTGGCCGGCCGTTACACCTTGCTCGAACAGCACGCGGCGCAGCGGATCATGGCGCAGGCGCTGCAGCATCAGATCGGCATCCTGGTCGCCGGCCCGTACAGCTCGGGCCTGCTCAGCGACGCGCGCGGCCCCGGCGACACCTACAACTATGCGCCGGTGGATGCAGCCACGCTCAAGCACGCGCAGCAGCTGTTCGCGGCCTGCGCGGCGCAGGGCGTGGACGTGGGCGCGGCCGCGCTGCAGTTCCCGCTCGCGCACCCGGCGGTCGCCGCCGTGGTCGCCGGCATGCGCACGCCGGCGGAGGTGGCCAGCGCCGCCACGCGCCTGCAGGCGCCGATTCCGCCCGCGCTGTGGCGCGACCTGCGCAACCAGGGCCTGCTGCAGGCGCAGGTGCCGACGCCGTGA